The following are encoded together in the Capsulimonas corticalis genome:
- a CDS encoding ribonuclease H-like domain-containing protein, whose amino-acid sequence MLTSTFVHAPGVGPATEQMLWSQGAIDWKSYQDRAQELRLPARHREALETTVADSIAALEEARIDYFAHNLAKKEHWRAVSEFSKIGYLDIETDGGFGPDSITVIGLYDGFETHTYLKDKNLAQFAFECQDYDGFVTFFGTGFDIPFLKRRFPVLESVFADRFHVDLCPLLKRLGHRGGLKSIEKQLGIARVEEADGLSGTDAIRLWREYRRGGRHSEEALRLLLSYNQEDVVNMKFLLDYALPRMRADSGFPSEIVTA is encoded by the coding sequence ATGCTGACATCCACTTTTGTACACGCCCCCGGCGTCGGACCCGCGACGGAGCAGATGCTTTGGAGCCAGGGCGCCATCGACTGGAAATCCTATCAAGATCGCGCCCAGGAGCTTCGGCTGCCGGCGCGGCATCGCGAGGCGCTGGAGACGACGGTCGCGGATAGTATCGCGGCGCTGGAGGAGGCGCGGATCGATTACTTCGCGCATAATCTCGCAAAAAAAGAACACTGGCGCGCGGTGAGCGAGTTCTCCAAGATCGGATATCTGGATATCGAGACGGACGGGGGATTTGGGCCGGATTCCATTACCGTGATCGGGCTCTACGACGGCTTCGAGACGCATACGTATCTGAAGGACAAGAATCTGGCGCAGTTCGCCTTTGAATGCCAGGACTATGATGGGTTTGTGACGTTCTTTGGGACGGGGTTTGATATCCCGTTTCTGAAGCGCCGTTTCCCGGTGCTGGAAAGCGTCTTCGCGGATCGGTTTCACGTCGACCTGTGTCCGCTGCTCAAGCGCCTGGGGCATCGGGGCGGCCTGAAAAGTATTGAAAAGCAGCTGGGGATCGCGCGCGTGGAGGAAGCAGACGGGCTGTCTGGAACCGACGCGATTCGTCTGTGGCGCGAATATCGTCGCGGGGGACGCCACTCCGAAGAAGCGCTGCGGCTTCTCCTGAGTTACAATCAGGAAGACGTCGTCAACATGAAGTTCTTACTGGACTATGCGCTGCCGCGCATGCGCGCGGACAGCGGCTTTCCGTCCGAAATCGTCACGGCGTAA
- a CDS encoding STAS domain-containing protein, translating into MSIIQRLLGRVLLLRCDGPLDGAGLSPQDVLDRVRASGARVVVVDVTQSPYVDSNGIRWLLKLQGFLEDLGRQLRIAARRGAGVWRILTMMGPVTRRLQIFEGISGAWKARPAQSAPAQS; encoded by the coding sequence GTGAGTATTATTCAGCGTCTTCTGGGACGTGTGCTGCTGCTGCGCTGCGACGGTCCCCTGGACGGCGCGGGGTTATCCCCGCAGGATGTTTTGGACCGAGTGCGCGCCAGCGGCGCGCGCGTCGTTGTCGTAGACGTCACACAGTCCCCGTATGTCGACTCGAACGGTATTCGATGGCTGCTGAAGCTGCAAGGGTTTCTGGAGGATCTGGGGCGTCAGCTAAGAATTGCGGCGCGCCGGGGCGCGGGCGTGTGGAGAATTCTGACGATGATGGGGCCGGTGACGCGCCGGCTGCAAATTTTTGAGGGGATTTCCGGAGCCTGGAAGGCCCGGCCGGCGCAGAGCGCGCCGGCTCAATCTTAA
- a CDS encoding SHOCT domain-containing protein: MTEPPDVVMLACQRAAVSLKWKVVAQERTRIVVRETQQAEQLQIPVQVEAKILPLSEGSGVEIAASNVGFGSAQNQRVQAQAAAFLKKVRYEIDRPNMERRQHEMEAERLAQIQREREADERASIEEAAQRAAARASIMQQLHSAPAEAPVHSTATATEEHPEPAAPVVPAETPAAPAPEAPAETFDSLLEHVSAAPRQSPSSYATLGKDTQAAAPPTDLVADLERLSNLHKIGALTEDEFRMAKRKLLRL; this comes from the coding sequence ATGACGGAGCCCCCGGACGTGGTTATGCTGGCGTGCCAGCGGGCGGCGGTGTCGCTGAAGTGGAAAGTGGTCGCGCAGGAGCGCACGCGGATTGTGGTCCGGGAGACACAGCAGGCGGAGCAGCTCCAGATCCCCGTGCAGGTCGAGGCGAAGATCCTGCCGCTGTCCGAGGGGAGCGGGGTAGAGATTGCGGCGTCGAACGTCGGGTTTGGCTCCGCGCAGAATCAGCGCGTGCAGGCGCAGGCGGCGGCCTTTCTGAAGAAAGTGCGCTACGAGATCGACCGGCCAAATATGGAGCGACGGCAGCATGAGATGGAGGCCGAGCGTCTCGCGCAGATCCAGCGCGAGCGGGAAGCCGACGAGCGCGCGTCCATCGAAGAAGCCGCTCAGCGCGCCGCCGCGCGCGCCTCTATCATGCAGCAGCTGCACAGCGCGCCCGCCGAAGCGCCCGTTCATTCGACCGCCACGGCTACGGAAGAGCATCCGGAGCCCGCCGCCCCCGTCGTCCCGGCGGAGACGCCCGCAGCGCCCGCGCCGGAAGCGCCCGCGGAGACCTTCGATTCGCTGCTGGAGCATGTCTCCGCCGCGCCAAGGCAGTCCCCGTCCTCCTACGCGACTCTGGGCAAAGACACGCAGGCCGCCGCGCCGCCGACGGATCTGGTGGCCGATCTGGAGCGCCTCTCCAATCTTCACAAAATAGGCGCGCTCACCGAGGATGAGTTTCGGATGGCGAAGCGAAAGCTCCTGCGCCTTTAA
- a CDS encoding general stress protein, whose translation MAKTVVGLFEDSARAQAAVQELIQAGFPRGDIGVIANGDEDGAYDETTAGGVHHTTGEEATRGAETGAVIGGVAGLLVGLGAFAIPGIGPIVAAGPIAAAIAGIGVGAVAGGLMGALIHVGVPEDEARYYAEGVRRGGTLVTVKADSDSADRAASIFQTHRALDIGNSVGASSGVV comes from the coding sequence GTGGCAAAAACAGTAGTCGGGCTTTTCGAAGATTCGGCGCGGGCGCAGGCGGCCGTTCAGGAGCTGATCCAGGCGGGCTTCCCGCGCGGCGATATCGGCGTGATCGCCAACGGGGATGAGGACGGCGCGTACGATGAGACCACGGCGGGCGGCGTTCACCACACCACCGGCGAAGAAGCGACAAGGGGAGCGGAAACCGGGGCGGTGATCGGCGGAGTCGCCGGACTGCTGGTGGGGCTGGGCGCGTTCGCGATTCCCGGTATCGGACCGATCGTCGCCGCCGGCCCCATCGCCGCGGCGATCGCCGGAATCGGCGTCGGCGCGGTGGCCGGCGGTTTGATGGGCGCGCTTATCCATGTCGGCGTTCCCGAAGATGAGGCGCGTTACTACGCCGAAGGCGTACGTCGCGGCGGTACGCTCGTCACCGTCAAGGCCGATTCGGATTCCGCCGACCGCGCCGCGAGTATCTTCCAGACCCACCGCGCGCTCGATATCGGCAACAGTGTCGGCGCATCGAGCGGCGTGGTTTAG
- a CDS encoding PAS domain S-box protein — protein MLTNEPARISALRRYRQMDSPREEAFHDIAATAAALFQVPIAAITLVDDSREWCKAIVGADIAEVPRALAFSTLVLEQPDLLILSDVSSDARFQGNPFAVAPACVRFCAGAPLTTPDGFVLGALLVMDRAPREFDAEAREALRRLARQTSTLLEMKRSVAHLTCVIDKRKRVTKALEERTRSLAAQKQELEARTQELEISNEDMHDGAILYEYASQRFLELFQGLPVACLCYDAKGRIFEWNRAFETLYGIGAEDTLLKPIWEAICQPSESEAMKDVVARVFGGETFEGIERADLRADGSVCYVLCNAFPIRHADGGIIGGICANVDITQRKQTQEALRQSEERYRQTFQHHGAVKLLIDAQTEEIVDANPAACAFYGCSFEEMRRRTMSDINVFDDGKVGDEMALAAAEDRPYYNLRHRVANDEVRDVEVHTGPVNIGGRLHQYSIVHDVTERRLAEMARRESELRFRSVTQSANDAIVTVTQEDQIISWNNGARKMFGYTEEEIFGRQLDLILPSLYANAAPGDKSKILNRTIEIAGRRQDGGEPPLELSLATWDTEQGTFFSAVIRDITERKRYERQLQEQMEQINNYSVELEFHKSRLESINRKLEELAKLDGMTGLKNHRAFQERMEAEFTRSMRYTMPLSLLLLDIDNFKAYNDSFGHPAGDEVLKSVAQILQDNARGVDLIARYGGEEFVVILPHTDSDGAVAIAERFRAAINAGQWANRAITVSVGVATLTPAIMEIPVMIEYADRALQASKRTGKNCVTHADNAGEAPAPAPLPVKR, from the coding sequence ATGCTGACGAACGAACCCGCCAGAATCAGTGCGCTGCGGCGCTATCGGCAGATGGACTCGCCTCGGGAAGAGGCGTTTCACGATATCGCCGCGACAGCCGCGGCGCTTTTTCAGGTCCCCATCGCCGCGATTACGCTCGTGGACGACTCGCGGGAATGGTGCAAGGCGATCGTCGGGGCGGATATCGCCGAGGTCCCCCGCGCCCTTGCGTTTTCCACGCTCGTCCTCGAACAGCCCGATCTTCTCATCCTTTCGGACGTCTCTTCGGACGCCCGTTTTCAAGGCAACCCGTTTGCCGTCGCTCCCGCCTGCGTGCGTTTTTGTGCGGGCGCGCCTTTAACCACCCCGGACGGCTTTGTTCTGGGCGCGCTGCTGGTGATGGACCGCGCGCCGCGCGAGTTCGACGCCGAGGCGAGGGAGGCGCTGCGCCGGCTGGCGCGGCAAACGTCCACGCTTTTGGAGATGAAGCGGTCGGTCGCGCATCTGACGTGCGTGATTGACAAGCGCAAGCGCGTCACCAAGGCGCTGGAGGAGCGCACCCGCAGCCTCGCCGCCCAGAAGCAGGAACTGGAGGCTCGGACTCAGGAGCTGGAGATCAGCAACGAGGACATGCACGACGGCGCGATCCTTTACGAATATGCGTCTCAGCGTTTTCTGGAGCTGTTCCAGGGGCTGCCAGTCGCCTGTCTGTGCTACGACGCCAAGGGGCGCATCTTCGAATGGAACCGCGCTTTTGAAACTCTGTACGGCATCGGCGCGGAAGACACGCTGCTAAAGCCGATCTGGGAGGCGATCTGCCAGCCCTCGGAATCGGAGGCGATGAAGGATGTGGTCGCCCGCGTCTTCGGCGGCGAGACGTTTGAAGGCATCGAGCGCGCCGACCTGCGCGCCGACGGCAGCGTTTGCTACGTTCTGTGCAACGCCTTCCCGATCCGGCACGCCGACGGCGGCATCATTGGGGGGATCTGCGCCAACGTGGATATCACCCAGCGCAAGCAGACGCAGGAAGCCCTGCGGCAGAGCGAGGAGCGCTACCGACAGACCTTCCAGCATCACGGCGCGGTGAAGCTGCTGATCGACGCGCAGACGGAGGAGATCGTGGACGCCAACCCGGCGGCCTGCGCCTTTTACGGCTGCTCGTTTGAGGAGATGCGTCGCCGGACGATGTCCGATATCAACGTCTTTGACGACGGCAAAGTCGGCGATGAGATGGCGCTGGCCGCCGCCGAGGATCGCCCATACTATAACTTACGGCATCGCGTCGCGAACGACGAAGTCCGGGATGTCGAGGTGCATACGGGACCGGTCAATATCGGCGGGCGCCTGCACCAGTACTCGATCGTCCACGACGTCACCGAGCGGCGGCTGGCCGAGATGGCGCGCCGGGAATCCGAGCTGCGATTCCGCTCCGTGACGCAGTCCGCGAACGACGCCATTGTGACTGTGACGCAGGAAGATCAGATCATTTCCTGGAACAACGGGGCCCGGAAGATGTTCGGCTATACCGAGGAAGAGATCTTCGGCCGGCAGCTCGATCTGATCCTGCCGTCGCTTTACGCGAACGCCGCGCCTGGAGATAAGTCCAAAATCCTCAACCGCACGATTGAGATTGCGGGACGCCGGCAAGACGGCGGGGAGCCGCCGCTGGAGCTTTCTCTCGCGACCTGGGATACGGAGCAGGGGACATTCTTCAGCGCCGTGATTCGCGATATCACCGAGCGCAAGCGCTATGAGCGCCAGCTTCAGGAGCAGATGGAGCAGATCAACAACTACAGCGTGGAGCTGGAGTTCCATAAGAGCCGCCTGGAATCGATCAACCGCAAACTGGAGGAGCTGGCCAAGCTGGACGGCATGACCGGCCTGAAGAATCACCGGGCGTTCCAGGAGCGGATGGAGGCGGAGTTCACCCGTTCGATGCGGTATACGATGCCGCTGTCGCTGCTGCTGCTCGATATCGACAACTTCAAGGCGTACAACGACAGCTTTGGACACCCGGCCGGCGATGAGGTTTTGAAATCCGTCGCCCAGATCCTTCAGGACAACGCGCGGGGCGTCGATCTGATCGCGCGCTATGGGGGCGAAGAGTTCGTCGTCATCCTGCCGCATACGGACAGCGACGGCGCCGTCGCCATCGCCGAACGGTTCCGCGCGGCGATCAACGCGGGCCAGTGGGCGAACCGGGCCATCACCGTCAGCGTCGGCGTCGCCACGCTGACGCCGGCGATCATGGAAATCCCAGTGATGATCGAGTACGCCGACAGAGCGCTCCAAGCATCCAAACGCACCGGCAAAAACTGCGTGACCCACGCCGACAACGCCGGCGAGGCTCCCGCGCCCGCCCCGCTCCCGGTCAAGCGTTAA
- a CDS encoding LysR family transcriptional regulator: MNLSQLELLVAVVETGNFSDAADKIGLTQSAVSHGLAKLETELGVTLIERGRRGVSLTGAGQEVLVHTREALVSLEAIRQAAAASRGVSAGRMRLGAAYPLSARLLVGILGEFQRQYPDVDLVYFEGTAREVEEWVAGSVVDVGIVLHPTPNAESRLLVEDEICVVFPADHRFRRLEMVSAEELVREPLIIPKSGFKLVTETLRKLGEGDARLRFQYTVSDPRTIFLMAREGLGVAFMPRTTLPDDLDGLMCLPMDPPFHFRVGLGVRSWETATPVAKLFTQTAEAWAASHGFLPHGRPK; encoded by the coding sequence ATGAACTTGAGTCAACTGGAGCTTCTGGTCGCGGTGGTGGAGACTGGCAACTTCTCCGACGCCGCCGATAAGATTGGGCTGACGCAATCGGCGGTCAGTCATGGATTGGCGAAACTGGAGACGGAGCTTGGGGTGACGCTGATCGAGCGGGGACGGCGCGGCGTGTCGCTGACGGGGGCGGGACAGGAGGTGCTGGTCCATACCCGCGAGGCGCTGGTCTCGCTGGAAGCGATCCGTCAGGCCGCCGCCGCCTCGCGCGGCGTTTCGGCGGGCCGCATGCGGCTGGGGGCGGCGTATCCGCTCTCGGCCCGTCTGCTGGTGGGGATCCTGGGCGAGTTTCAGCGGCAATATCCGGATGTCGATCTGGTGTACTTTGAAGGCACGGCGCGCGAGGTTGAGGAGTGGGTGGCGGGAAGCGTGGTGGACGTCGGGATCGTGCTGCATCCCACCCCGAACGCCGAGAGCCGATTGCTGGTCGAGGACGAAATCTGCGTGGTCTTTCCGGCGGACCACCGCTTCCGGCGTCTGGAGATGGTCAGCGCGGAGGAACTTGTCCGCGAGCCGCTGATCATCCCCAAGTCGGGGTTCAAGCTGGTGACGGAGACGCTGCGCAAGCTGGGCGAAGGCGACGCCCGGCTTCGCTTCCAATATACGGTCAGCGATCCGCGCACGATCTTTCTGATGGCGCGGGAGGGGCTGGGGGTGGCCTTCATGCCGCGCACCACGCTGCCCGACGATCTCGACGGCCTGATGTGCCTGCCGATGGATCCGCCGTTCCACTTCCGCGTCGGCCTGGGCGTACGGTCCTGGGAGACGGCCACGCCCGTCGCCAAGCTCTTCACGCAAACCGCCGAGGCGTGGGCTGCCTCCCATGGCTTCCTGCCGCATGGGCGCCCCAAGTAA
- a CDS encoding Lrp/AsnC family transcriptional regulator, translating into MRDWDTPTAFDDPVNASILAIGEDRLRGFQPDPFGQIAAGSGVEVDIVIERVRAMLRAGVIRRVRQTLLSINLAQGALAAWKIPESRLEDAFDYMFREDPFSGHVVIRSTDAGTPGAQYRLWTTIKTPQGFSLERHAEFLAAQVGAESYRLMPARRLFVLGVGHVRRKGLAVGDCSEAPADAQDTNIVTLSDRDWRVLGALKREFTPEEIVRDLWSARIDEANMSRKTFYAAARSLDERGVIGRFSTFLEHVKPADGRRVTRYNALFHWAVPEGREIEAGLQIGRFPILTHAYWREAGPEFGNVNLMAVAHGQDKDILLAHKASMDAHLANLGIPVHYTSVFWGGRSEIKPSEITPEAYRRWSDSVGLQHAPRSEEALRR; encoded by the coding sequence ATGAGAGATTGGGATACGCCGACGGCGTTTGACGATCCTGTCAACGCGAGCATCCTCGCGATCGGCGAAGATCGATTGCGGGGGTTCCAGCCAGATCCATTCGGGCAGATCGCGGCGGGGTCCGGCGTGGAGGTCGACATTGTGATCGAGCGCGTCCGGGCCATGCTGCGCGCCGGCGTGATCCGGCGCGTGCGGCAGACTCTGCTTTCGATCAATCTGGCGCAGGGAGCGCTCGCGGCCTGGAAGATCCCCGAAAGCAGACTCGAGGACGCGTTCGATTATATGTTCCGCGAGGATCCCTTCTCCGGGCACGTCGTGATCCGCTCGACGGACGCGGGGACGCCCGGCGCGCAGTATCGGCTGTGGACGACGATCAAGACGCCGCAGGGCTTTTCTCTGGAGCGCCACGCCGAATTTCTCGCGGCGCAAGTCGGGGCCGAGAGTTATCGCCTCATGCCGGCTCGCCGACTGTTTGTGCTGGGCGTCGGACATGTGCGCCGGAAAGGTCTGGCCGTCGGCGACTGTTCGGAAGCGCCGGCCGACGCGCAGGACACGAACATTGTGACGCTGTCCGACCGGGACTGGCGCGTGCTCGGCGCCCTCAAGCGTGAGTTCACGCCCGAGGAGATCGTCCGCGATCTCTGGAGCGCGCGGATCGACGAGGCGAATATGAGCAGGAAGACATTCTACGCCGCCGCGCGGTCGCTGGACGAGCGCGGCGTCATCGGGCGCTTCTCGACATTTCTCGAACACGTCAAACCGGCGGACGGCCGGCGCGTCACGCGTTATAATGCGCTCTTTCACTGGGCGGTCCCCGAGGGACGCGAAATCGAGGCGGGACTTCAAATCGGGCGCTTCCCGATCCTGACCCACGCCTACTGGCGCGAAGCGGGACCGGAGTTCGGCAATGTCAATCTGATGGCCGTCGCCCACGGCCAGGACAAAGATATCCTGCTGGCGCACAAAGCGTCCATGGACGCGCATCTGGCGAACCTGGGGATTCCCGTCCACTACACCAGCGTCTTCTGGGGCGGACGCAGTGAGATCAAGCCCTCCGAGATCACCCCGGAAGCGTATCGTCGCTGGAGCGATTCCGTGGGGTTACAGCATGCGCCCCGGAGCGAAGAGGCGCTCCGGCGATGA
- a CDS encoding TetR/AcrR family transcriptional regulator — protein sequence MNNQETVPSSSEGSREWGDGRPADIMTVATIRVILAAARVLLLAQGYQPTTVSEIARAVRMAPETIIRYFPSKERLYAAILREDLDALLRALHASRQPAADPLANLLHAHDAAAEFVAEHRHIEGFQLLTEAILSRCALSEANAEAAHNIVSHFERLIEEGMACGQFRPMHARRTAALQLGVCFGCARPFPLPPSEAQSPMGNAEMRRAFHDLIARSVLDRRAL from the coding sequence ATGAACAACCAGGAGACTGTCCCCAGTTCTTCGGAAGGTTCGCGCGAGTGGGGCGATGGGCGCCCCGCCGATATCATGACGGTCGCGACGATCCGCGTCATCCTTGCGGCGGCGCGGGTCCTGCTGCTGGCGCAGGGATATCAACCGACGACTGTCAGTGAGATCGCGCGGGCGGTGAGGATGGCGCCTGAGACGATCATCCGATACTTTCCCAGCAAAGAACGCCTTTACGCCGCCATCCTTCGGGAAGACCTGGACGCGCTCCTGCGGGCGCTCCATGCGTCCCGCCAGCCCGCCGCCGACCCGCTCGCCAACCTCCTGCACGCGCACGACGCCGCAGCGGAGTTCGTCGCCGAGCACCGGCATATCGAAGGGTTTCAATTGCTGACCGAGGCTATCCTATCTCGTTGCGCGCTGAGCGAAGCGAACGCGGAGGCCGCCCACAACATCGTCTCGCATTTCGAGCGTTTGATCGAGGAAGGGATGGCGTGCGGGCAGTTCCGGCCGATGCACGCCCGCCGGACGGCGGCCCTCCAGCTTGGCGTATGTTTCGGCTGCGCGCGCCCCTTTCCGTTGCCGCCTTCGGAGGCGCAATCGCCAATGGGGAACGCCGAGATGAGGCGCGCATTCCACGACCTCATCGCCCGCAGCGTCCTCGACCGCCGCGCCCTGTAA
- the ada gene encoding bifunctional DNA-binding transcriptional regulator/O6-methylguanine-DNA methyltransferase Ada — MTTMTQECEATTASPMLLSDDERWDAIARRDAAADGAFYYSVRTTGVYCRPSCASRPANRVNIQFHATCADAELAGFRACKRCRPDGDSLARRRAAAVAEACRLIEASDEAPALDALAESAGVSRFHFHRIFKAVTGVTPKAYADAHRARRVRDQIAHGANISEAIYEAGYQSNSRFYEASNGLLGMTPTAFRAGGAGAVIRFAIGESSLGPILVAATDKGVCAILMGDDPEALARDLQDRFPKAQLIGGDQEFETTVAQVVRLIETPARGLDLPLDIRGTAFQQQVWQALREIAPGSTASYADIAARIGKPKAVRAVAQACASNAIAVAIPCHRIVRTDGELSGYRWGVERKRALLDREAGA, encoded by the coding sequence ATGACAACTATGACCCAGGAATGCGAAGCGACGACGGCGTCACCGATGCTGCTGAGCGACGACGAGCGCTGGGACGCCATTGCGCGGCGCGACGCGGCGGCCGATGGCGCATTCTACTATTCGGTGCGTACGACGGGCGTGTATTGCCGTCCCTCCTGCGCGTCCCGTCCGGCGAACCGCGTCAACATCCAATTCCACGCGACATGCGCCGACGCGGAGCTGGCGGGTTTTCGCGCGTGCAAGCGATGCCGTCCCGATGGAGATTCTCTGGCGCGGCGGCGCGCCGCCGCCGTCGCGGAGGCGTGCCGCCTGATCGAAGCGTCGGACGAAGCGCCGGCGCTGGACGCGCTTGCCGAGTCCGCCGGCGTCAGCCGCTTTCACTTCCATCGGATCTTCAAAGCCGTCACCGGCGTGACGCCGAAGGCTTACGCCGACGCCCATCGCGCGCGGCGCGTCCGCGACCAGATCGCCCATGGAGCGAATATCTCCGAGGCGATCTATGAAGCCGGCTATCAGTCGAACAGCCGGTTCTACGAAGCCTCCAACGGGCTGCTTGGGATGACTCCCACCGCCTTCCGCGCCGGCGGCGCGGGCGCCGTGATCCGCTTCGCGATCGGCGAAAGCTCCCTGGGACCGATCCTCGTCGCGGCGACGGACAAGGGTGTCTGCGCGATCCTGATGGGCGACGATCCGGAGGCGCTCGCCCGCGATCTTCAGGACCGATTTCCGAAGGCGCAGCTGATCGGCGGCGATCAAGAGTTCGAAACCACAGTCGCGCAAGTGGTCCGCCTGATCGAAACGCCCGCGCGCGGTCTCGACCTCCCTCTCGACATCCGGGGAACGGCCTTCCAGCAGCAAGTCTGGCAGGCGCTGCGCGAGATCGCCCCGGGATCGACGGCGAGCTACGCCGACATCGCGGCGCGCATCGGCAAGCCCAAAGCCGTACGCGCCGTCGCCCAGGCCTGCGCGTCGAACGCCATCGCCGTCGCGATCCCCTGCCACCGAATCGTTCGCACCGACGGCGAGCTGTCGGGATACCGCTGGGGCGTCGAACGCAAACGCGCCCTGCTGGACCGGGAAGCAGGCGCCTGA
- a CDS encoding family 16 glycoside hydrolase has protein sequence MKVRTFTSAALLALACCVCFGGYVARTRANAPGGTLYALRDAQENIAYARVIRLEHSGSRNGVLLSTFERWNNDESPGSFLIQQSRDDGQTWSALGTASDGERGPGHPWPIMWQPFLFELPQALGRYPAGTLLLAGNVGSRGAKDTHFQLWRSADHGAHWDYVSTFQTGGSVNPGRGIWEPFLGLDRQGRLVCYFSDERQFATHSQILAHLVSDDGGDTWGPEVADVASDRQADRPGMATVARLSDGSYLMSYEVCGPPGCEVHVKRSPDGDRWGESPFDLGARPETPDGRYLIGSPYLVRTPGPNREGRLMLAAHSASLTKGGGAPESGQIVLLNSRSGRGAWSWMPAPSRPLYSPSGNANTVYSPCLLPSRDGKSIRLTVPSGGAPLGRESTQAGPTDLLPYRDDFAAGTDAGWIDYGGEWSLSGAAYGSAGAAKAVAGSTGWADYKLDADIKLLSPGQAGLLFRVTDPGAGPDDVHGYAARLSSVGGALTLGEEDRDWKPFASVTLPEGVRIGVWYHITVRASGDSLDASVQRAGERAAEVKVKARDASSPFGAIGLSSWDAQASWRNVKVTK, from the coding sequence ATGAAAGTGCGAACGTTTACGTCCGCGGCGCTGCTGGCGCTGGCGTGCTGCGTGTGCTTTGGAGGGTATGTCGCGCGGACGCGCGCGAATGCGCCGGGAGGGACGCTTTATGCGCTGCGCGACGCTCAGGAAAACATCGCCTATGCGCGAGTCATCCGGCTGGAGCATAGCGGCTCTCGCAATGGCGTGCTCCTGTCGACATTTGAGCGCTGGAATAACGATGAGTCGCCGGGCAGTTTTTTGATCCAGCAGAGCCGTGACGACGGCCAGACCTGGAGCGCTCTGGGAACGGCGTCCGATGGCGAGCGCGGGCCGGGGCATCCATGGCCGATCATGTGGCAGCCGTTTCTGTTTGAACTGCCGCAAGCTCTGGGACGCTATCCGGCGGGGACGTTGCTGCTGGCCGGCAATGTCGGTTCGCGCGGGGCGAAGGACACTCACTTCCAGCTCTGGCGCAGCGCCGATCATGGCGCTCATTGGGACTACGTTTCGACCTTTCAAACGGGAGGAAGCGTGAACCCGGGACGGGGCATCTGGGAGCCGTTTCTTGGACTCGATCGGCAAGGCCGGCTCGTCTGCTACTTTTCCGATGAGCGGCAGTTTGCGACGCACAGCCAGATCCTGGCCCATCTCGTCTCGGACGATGGGGGCGACACCTGGGGACCGGAGGTCGCCGATGTCGCCAGCGACCGGCAGGCCGATCGTCCGGGCATGGCGACGGTCGCGCGGCTGAGTGACGGATCGTATTTGATGAGCTATGAAGTCTGCGGACCGCCCGGCTGTGAGGTCCATGTGAAACGCTCGCCGGACGGGGATCGCTGGGGAGAATCGCCCTTCGATCTGGGCGCTCGACCGGAGACCCCGGATGGCCGGTACCTGATCGGCTCTCCCTATCTGGTTCGGACGCCAGGACCGAACCGGGAAGGCCGGCTGATGCTCGCGGCGCATTCGGCGAGTTTGACCAAAGGCGGCGGCGCGCCGGAAAGCGGGCAGATCGTCTTACTCAACTCCCGCTCCGGGCGCGGCGCCTGGTCGTGGATGCCGGCGCCGTCCCGGCCTTTGTATTCACCGTCAGGGAACGCGAACACCGTTTACAGTCCCTGTCTCTTACCGTCGCGCGACGGCAAGTCCATCCGTTTGACGGTCCCATCGGGCGGCGCTCCGCTCGGGCGAGAAAGCACGCAGGCGGGTCCGACGGATCTGCTGCCGTACCGCGACGATTTTGCCGCCGGAACGGACGCCGGCTGGATCGACTATGGCGGAGAGTGGTCGCTGAGCGGCGCCGCCTACGGGAGCGCGGGCGCCGCGAAGGCCGTGGCGGGATCGACGGGTTGGGCGGATTACAAGCTGGACGCCGATATCAAGCTGCTGTCGCCGGGACAGGCCGGCCTTTTGTTTCGCGTGACGGACCCAGGGGCTGGGCCGGACGATGTTCACGGTTACGCCGCGCGCCTCTCATCCGTCGGCGGCGCGCTTACGCTCGGCGAGGAAGACCGTGACTGGAAACCGTTCGCGTCCGTGACGCTGCCGGAGGGCGTGCGGATCGGCGTCTGGTATCACATCACTGTTCGCGCCTCGGGCGACTCGCTGGACGCGAGCGTTCAGCGCGCCGGCGAGCGGGCAGCGGAGGTGAAGGTAAAAGCGCGCGACGCCTCCAGTCCATTTGGCGCGATTGGGCTATCGTCCTGGGACGCGCAGGCGTCGTGGCGCAATGTGAAGGTGACGAAATAA